Proteins encoded in a region of the Mucilaginibacter sabulilitoris genome:
- a CDS encoding sugar porter family MFS transporter yields the protein MKEVKKLRLSTITLVASLGGFLFGFDIAVVSGVLPLIEKQFHLTAAQEGWFVSSGLVGCIIGVAFSGEVSDRLGRKAPLLLSAVLFLLSALGCAFMPSLFWVIASRLLGGIGIGIASNVVPLYISEIAPANIRGRLVTYYQLAVTLGILAAYLTNAGLVSYIAQSPGEGFFQKEIWRAMLGLGAIPALLFLLGLLAVPESPRWLIQKGRRAEATNITMRLFGNTEPDIAHENTIIKHQGSYKELFAPGMRKALLIGILLPLFSQFSGINAIIYYGPSILSNAGISLSNSLISQIIFGVANMLFTLIAIWKVDSWGRRPLYLYGTAGATVTLIATGICFYTGATASISLLVCVLSFLAFFAFSIGPLKFVVASEIFPNAIRGRALAISIMVMWVADAIVGQLTPILLDNFGSAGTFWFFAFFCVIAYVTVYKLLPETKGKSLEHIEKYWKEKGIGAGDQLHDDQHITLH from the coding sequence ATGAAAGAAGTTAAAAAATTGAGATTGAGTACCATTACCCTTGTGGCTTCTCTCGGTGGTTTTCTGTTCGGATTTGACATAGCAGTTGTATCCGGTGTACTACCGCTGATTGAAAAACAGTTTCATTTAACTGCGGCCCAGGAAGGATGGTTTGTGTCATCGGGGCTGGTAGGCTGCATTATTGGTGTAGCGTTCTCGGGTGAGGTAAGTGATCGCCTCGGACGAAAAGCACCTTTGTTGCTATCAGCAGTATTATTTCTACTTTCTGCATTAGGTTGTGCCTTTATGCCATCTTTGTTTTGGGTAATTGCATCACGGTTACTGGGCGGTATAGGCATAGGGATAGCATCAAACGTAGTGCCGCTGTACATTTCTGAAATTGCGCCGGCAAATATAAGGGGCAGATTAGTTACTTATTATCAGCTGGCTGTTACACTTGGCATCCTGGCAGCCTACCTTACTAATGCGGGTCTGGTTAGTTACATTGCTCAGTCGCCCGGTGAAGGGTTTTTTCAGAAGGAAATATGGCGGGCAATGCTTGGTTTAGGGGCTATCCCGGCATTGTTGTTCTTGCTGGGTTTACTTGCTGTACCCGAAAGCCCGAGATGGCTGATACAAAAAGGCCGCAGGGCAGAGGCTACCAATATAACCATGCGCTTATTCGGAAATACCGAACCAGATATTGCGCATGAAAATACAATAATAAAACACCAGGGTTCATACAAAGAGTTATTTGCGCCAGGTATGCGTAAAGCCTTGCTCATAGGCATATTGTTACCATTGTTCTCGCAGTTTAGCGGTATTAACGCTATTATTTATTATGGACCAAGTATTTTAAGCAATGCAGGCATTTCGCTAAGTAATTCATTAATCAGCCAGATCATATTTGGCGTGGCAAATATGCTGTTTACACTTATTGCCATTTGGAAAGTTGATAGCTGGGGGCGCCGCCCATTGTACTTATATGGTACAGCAGGCGCTACGGTAACACTTATCGCTACGGGTATTTGCTTTTACACCGGTGCAACCGCAAGTATATCGCTACTGGTTTGTGTGCTTTCTTTTCTTGCTTTTTTTGCCTTTTCAATAGGTCCGCTAAAATTTGTGGTGGCGTCAGAAATATTCCCTAATGCCATACGTGGCAGGGCGTTGGCCATAAGCATTATGGTAATGTGGGTGGCCGATGCCATAGTTGGGCAGTTAACCCCGATACTCCTGGATAATTTTGGCAGTGCCGGTACTTTTTGGTTCTTTGCTTTCTTTTGTGTGATAGCATATGTAACCGTATACAAATTACTCCCCGAAACAAAAGGTAAATCTTTGGAACACATAGAAAAGTACTGGAAAGAAAAAGGTATTGGTGCAGGTGATCAACTACATGATGATCAACACATAACTCTTCATTAA